CACAACATCACACCCGCCAGCGGTCCGTCCATCTGAAAGGACGGTTCGGCGGTGCCGATGCCAAGCGGCGAACCCGCATGGGCCAGTGTAGCGGTGAGTGTCGCGGCAAGAGCGACCGCTACGAGAAGGGGTGTGCTTGAAGCCCGTCGATATTGCGTCGGCGTCAACATGCCAGGTCGAGCCTCGTTGCAAACAGCTTGCCCATGTCGGTGCCGGTCGGATCGTTGAAAAAGGCTTCGGTCAGACTGGCCTGGTTCTGCTTGATCACGTCATCGGGATTGGGCCGGACCACGGTGCGCTTGCATTTCTTAAGCGCGTCGCCGGTCTCTACGATGTCGCCATCCTTTTTGAAGTCGATGGCGGTATAGAGGGTCGGATCGTGAACGCCGAAGCTGAGATTGCCCTTGATCGGAATGGGCTTTTCCGGCTTGACGATAAAGAACACCAGCAATTGATTGTCTTTATAATCGGCGTTGAACACCTGCGGCTTGGCGACGTTGACGGTTGCGCCGCTGGCACTGATGAAGGTGAAATAACCATAGTCGCCAAGCGAGCTTCTGATCGTATTGGCGATATCCTGCAACTCGCTATGGTCGAGCTTCAGGTCGCCGTTCTTGTCGAAATCCAGCATGACGCTGGAAGAAAACACCTCGTCGAATCGCCAGGTATTGCGCAATTCCTTGATGGTATTGTCCGCTCCCGCCACCACTTCCAGCCGGGCCTGAACGAAGACATGCGGATGGGCAAAAGCCGCGGGCGCCGACAGGCCCACAAAGCCTGCAACAAGAAAACCGGCGAGAAGAAGAGGTCTAGCTATGTTCATCTGCGCCCTAACCGCTGCATATATTGAATGCGACAGCGAGCCATTGGAAACATAGAGGACGCGCTGTGTTGTCGGCGTCGCATGGACGCATCGCATTTATATTCACGGTCTGTGGTGGCCAAGCAATAGGACGGAAATAGGGCCGCCGACTTTTGCCTTGGAAAAGTGAAGAGGGCATTCTGAGATGAAACGGGCGCCCGGCCTGTCGTCACTCCGAAGGTGGCGTTCCTTGCTTGGGCTGGCATGTGCCATTGCGCTTGAACCAATTGTGCATGAAGTCCACCAAGGCGCGGACCTTGGCGGGCAGGTAGCGGCGATGCGGGTAGACCGCATAGATCCCGCTGCCGGAGGGCATGTAATCCTCAAATATCGAAATCAGTGCGCCGCTTTCGATATGTCTGCGGGCGACAAAATCCGGCAAGAGGGCGATGCCGAGGCCCGATAGCGCGCCGCGCAACGTGGTCTGGGGGCTATTGACCTCCAGCGGCCCGGAAATATTCACGGTAAAGGCCTCGCCATCCGGCTGGCGCAGGCGCAGGCTGTTGTGTCCGCGGGTATTGGTGTCGATCAGCACCGGCACCTTGGACAGATCCTGCGGATGGGTGAGGGGACCATATTTCTCCAGAAAAACCGGGCTGGCGCAGGCATAACTTCTGAAATCCGCCAGCTTGCGGGCAATCATCCCCGAATCTTCCAGTTTGGTGACGCGGATGGCTAAATCGAAGCCTTCCTCGATCAGGTCAACGAACCGGTCTTCGGCAACGATCTCGATGGAAAGATCGGGATGTTGCAGGGCAAAATCGATCAGCGATTGACCGACTTCGGCATCGGTGAAGCTGCGCGGCACGGTGATGCGAATCTTGCCGCTGATGCCGACATTGTTCTCGCGCACCAGATCGGCCAGATTGTCGATCTCTTTCAGGATGTCGGCGGCGCTGCGATAATAGGTGTGACCCGCCTCGGTCATCGAAAACTGCCGTGTGGTGCGATTGAGAAGCAGCGCCCCCAACTCGTCCTCCAGCTCGCGGACATATTTTGACAGCAGCGCCTTGGAGCGCCCGGTCTTGCGGGCGGCGGCAGAAAAGCCTTCCGCTTCAACGACATCGATGAAGGCGCGGATGCGGGTCAGGGTGTCCAAGAGGGCCTCTTCGGGTTGTTTGGATGGGTGGTGAACAATAGTCTCACTTCGTTCAATAATAAAACACATAAAAAAATGAAGCGGGCTTGCAAAAACCGCTTGATTATGACGGCGAGTTTTCTTATCTCCGTCTTGCCCAAAGTCGCACGTGCCTGTGGGTGTCCGCCGATCCTCGATGTGGTGAGGAAATCGGTAAGGTACCTGGAATTAACCCCTCCAGTCGTTATCCCGGCCAACCGGGAAATGCGAGGACACCTTGAAGCAACGACGGTGCGGGCCTTTCTAGTCTCTGCCGGCTTTCCATCAGCCGGGGTCACTGAAGAGGCACACCATCATTGCCGGAAGTGCGGTCGGGTTCCCCAACCAATCCATGGCAGACAAAGCGGATTAATGCTCTCAGGCAAGAGGGCGTTGATCCATCGCCCGCGTTAGAGCGTTCGTACGGTACCAGTGTCTCCACCGACTGGTTTCGAGCGAGGTCTCGGCGCACTTTGTCCATCCGGAACTTTTTGGGTTCCGGTAACCTTTTTACTATGGAAGGGATCGCCATGACCACCGCCCGCATCCTCGACTTCATCAACACCCAGCGTCCAGAAGGCCCTTGCCTCGTCGTGGATCTTGATGTCGTGCGCGATAATTATGGCGCATTCCGCCACGCCCTGCCAGACAGCGCCATCTACTATGCCGTCAAGGCAAACCCGGAGCCGGCAATCCTGTCGCTGCTCGCATCGCTCGGCTCCAACTTCGATTGCGCCTCCGTGGCCGAAATCGAAATGGCGCTTGCTGCCGGTGCGACCGCCCAGCGGATTTCGTTTGGCAACACCATCAAGAAGGAACGGGATATTGCCAAGGCGCATGCGCTCGGCATCAACCTGTTTGCCGTCGATAGCCATGAGGAAGTCGAAAAGATTGCCCGTGCCGCCCCTGGCGCCCGTGTGTTCTGCCGCGTCCTCACCGATGGTGAGGGTGCCGAATGGCCTTTGTCGCGCAAGTTCGGCTGCGTGCCGCAGATGGCCGTCGATGTTCTGGTCTATGCCCACCAGCATGGTCTGGAAAGCTTCGGCGTGTCCTTCCATGTCGGCTCGCAGATGACCAAGGTCGATGCCTGGGATGCAGCACTGGGCGATGCCAAGCGGGTGTTCGCACAGCTGGCCAAGCAGGGCATCTACCTGCAAATGGTCAACATGGGCGGTGGTTTTCCGACCAAGTACCTGCGCGACATTCCCTCTGCCGAAGCCTATGGCCAGGCCATCAACGCATCGCTGAAGAAGCATTTCGGCAACAACATTCCGCAGACCATCATTGAGCCTGG
The nucleotide sequence above comes from Agrobacterium vitis. Encoded proteins:
- a CDS encoding DUF1007 family protein translates to MNIARPLLLAGFLVAGFVGLSAPAAFAHPHVFVQARLEVVAGADNTIKELRNTWRFDEVFSSSVMLDFDKNGDLKLDHSELQDIANTIRSSLGDYGYFTFISASGATVNVAKPQVFNADYKDNQLLVFFIVKPEKPIPIKGNLSFGVHDPTLYTAIDFKKDGDIVETGDALKKCKRTVVRPNPDDVIKQNQASLTEAFFNDPTGTDMGKLFATRLDLAC
- a CDS encoding LysR family transcriptional regulator, which codes for MDTLTRIRAFIDVVEAEGFSAAARKTGRSKALLSKYVRELEDELGALLLNRTTRQFSMTEAGHTYYRSAADILKEIDNLADLVRENNVGISGKIRITVPRSFTDAEVGQSLIDFALQHPDLSIEIVAEDRFVDLIEEGFDLAIRVTKLEDSGMIARKLADFRSYACASPVFLEKYGPLTHPQDLSKVPVLIDTNTRGHNSLRLRQPDGEAFTVNISGPLEVNSPQTTLRGALSGLGIALLPDFVARRHIESGALISIFEDYMPSGSGIYAVYPHRRYLPAKVRALVDFMHNWFKRNGTCQPKQGTPPSE
- the odc2 gene encoding ornithine/lysine decarboxylase; its protein translation is MTTARILDFINTQRPEGPCLVVDLDVVRDNYGAFRHALPDSAIYYAVKANPEPAILSLLASLGSNFDCASVAEIEMALAAGATAQRISFGNTIKKERDIAKAHALGINLFAVDSHEEVEKIARAAPGARVFCRVLTDGEGAEWPLSRKFGCVPQMAVDVLVYAHQHGLESFGVSFHVGSQMTKVDAWDAALGDAKRVFAQLAKQGIYLQMVNMGGGFPTKYLRDIPSAEAYGQAINASLKKHFGNNIPQTIIEPGRGMVGNAGVIKAEVVLISKKSDNDAHRWVFLDIGKFGGLAETMDEAIRYPIRTAHDGDEMEPCVLAGPTCDSADVMYEKNMYPLPLSLTIGDDVLIEGTGAYTTTYSAVAFNGFEPLKAYVI